A single window of Salvia splendens isolate huo1 chromosome 6, SspV2, whole genome shotgun sequence DNA harbors:
- the LOC121807456 gene encoding protein C2-DOMAIN ABA-RELATED 4-like — MQEHPSSSVVGPTDMGLDKLLGLLRIRIKRGLNLAVRDVRSSDPYVVVRMGTQRMKTRVIRKDVNPEWNEDLTLSVTNPEEPVFIEVYDHDTFSMDDSMGNAELDIQPFVEALKIHPKGLPNGTRIKTIQPSRSNCLVEESSVVWRDGKIMQDMCLRLKNVECGELQLQLQWVDLPGSKAL; from the exons ATGCAGGAACATCCTTCATCTTCGGTGGTGGGGCCTACAGACATGGGGTTGGATAAATTGTTAGGACTACTTCGGATTCGTATCAAGAGAGGTCTTAATCTCGCCGTGCGCGATGTCCGAAGCAGCGATCCTTATGTCGTTGTCAGGATGGGCACCCAG AGGATGAAGACTCGAGTTATCAGAAAGGATGTAAATCCTGAATGGAATGAGGACTTGACACTCTCTGTTACTAATCCTGAGGAGCCAGTTTTTATCGAAGTATACGACCACGACACGTTCAGCATGGACGACTCGATGGGGAATGCGGAGCTTGACATACAACCATTCGTGGAGGCGTTGAAGATACATCCGAAGGGGCTACCTAACGGGACGAGGATCAAGACGATACAACCTTCCCGGAGCAACTGCTTGGTGGAAGAGAGCAGTGTTGTTTGGAGGGATGGAAAGATTATGCAAGACATGTGCCTCAGGCTTAAAAATGTTGAATGTGGAGAGCTCCAACTTCAACTCCAATGGGTTGATCTTCCTGGCTCTAAAGCTTTGTAG